In a genomic window of Hyphomonas sp.:
- the ctaD gene encoding cytochrome c oxidase subunit I, whose amino-acid sequence MDEVAIDHHDAHDHKPGFFTRWLFSTNHKDIGTLYLIFALIAGIVGYTLSGLIRWELAEPGIGVLTRFVAGEGDVAIQNAKHFYNTVITYHGLIMIFFMVMPALIGGFGNWFVPLMIGAPDMAFPRMNNISLWLTVAAFVLACISMTVPGGPGNGFGGGWVLYPPLSSTTGHAGPAMDVLILSLHTAGIASILGAINFIVTILNMRAPGMTLHKMPLFAWGVLITAVLLLLSLPVLAAALTMLLTDRNFGSQFFVPGGGGDPIMFQHLFWFFGHPEVYIMILPAFGIISHIVSTFSKKPIFGYLGMAYAMVSIGVIGFVVWAHHMYTVGMDVDLKAYFVAATMVIAVPTGIKIFSWIATMWGGSIEFKVPMLWAIGFIFLFTVGGVTGVVLANAGIDHALHDTYYVVAHFHYVLSLGAVFGLFAGWYYWFEKMFGIKYNGMIGGLHFWLMFIGSNVLFFPQHFLGLQGMPRRYIDYADGFATWHMWSSIGYAITLVATLIFFVGLVEAMIRRRKGAANPWGEGATTLEWTLPSPPPFHQFNELPHVTNKGGH is encoded by the coding sequence ATGGATGAAGTCGCCATCGACCATCATGACGCACACGATCACAAGCCGGGCTTCTTTACGCGCTGGCTGTTTTCGACCAACCACAAGGATATCGGGACGCTCTACCTGATCTTCGCGCTGATCGCGGGAATCGTGGGCTACACCCTGTCCGGCCTGATCCGCTGGGAACTGGCCGAGCCGGGCATCGGCGTCCTGACGCGCTTCGTTGCCGGTGAAGGCGATGTGGCGATCCAGAATGCCAAGCATTTCTACAATACGGTGATCACCTATCACGGCCTGATCATGATCTTCTTCATGGTCATGCCGGCCCTGATCGGCGGCTTCGGCAACTGGTTCGTGCCGCTGATGATCGGCGCGCCGGACATGGCCTTCCCGCGGATGAACAATATCTCGCTGTGGCTGACCGTGGCGGCATTCGTGCTTGCCTGTATCTCGATGACCGTGCCGGGCGGACCGGGCAATGGCTTCGGCGGAGGCTGGGTGCTGTACCCGCCGCTCTCGTCGACGACGGGCCATGCCGGACCGGCCATGGACGTGCTGATCCTGTCGCTGCACACGGCCGGTATCGCTTCCATCCTGGGCGCCATCAACTTCATCGTGACCATCCTGAACATGCGCGCACCGGGCATGACGCTGCACAAGATGCCGCTGTTCGCCTGGGGCGTCCTGATCACGGCCGTGCTGCTGCTGCTGTCGCTGCCGGTTCTGGCCGCTGCGCTGACCATGCTGCTGACCGACCGCAATTTCGGCTCGCAATTCTTCGTGCCGGGCGGCGGTGGTGACCCGATCATGTTCCAGCACCTGTTCTGGTTCTTCGGCCACCCGGAAGTCTACATCATGATCCTGCCGGCCTTCGGCATCATCAGCCACATCGTGTCGACCTTCTCGAAGAAACCGATCTTCGGCTATCTCGGCATGGCCTATGCCATGGTCTCCATCGGTGTCATCGGCTTCGTCGTGTGGGCGCACCACATGTATACGGTCGGTATGGACGTGGACCTGAAGGCCTATTTCGTGGCCGCCACGATGGTGATCGCGGTGCCGACCGGCATCAAGATCTTCTCCTGGATCGCGACCATGTGGGGCGGCTCGATCGAGTTCAAGGTGCCGATGCTTTGGGCCATCGGCTTCATCTTCCTGTTCACCGTCGGCGGTGTGACGGGCGTCGTTCTGGCCAATGCCGGTATCGACCATGCCCTGCACGACACCTATTACGTCGTCGCGCATTTCCACTATGTGCTGTCGCTCGGCGCCGTGTTCGGCCTGTTCGCCGGCTGGTATTACTGGTTCGAGAAGATGTTCGGCATCAAGTACAACGGCATGATCGGCGGCCTGCATTTCTGGCTGATGTTCATCGGGTCGAACGTGCTGTTCTTCCCGCAGCACTTCCTGGGCCTGCAGGGCATGCCGCGCCGCTATATCGACTATGCGGACGGCTTCGCCACCTGGCACATGTGGTCCTCGATCGGCTATGCCATCACGCTGGTTGCCACGCTGATCTTCTTCGTCGGCCTGGTGGAAGCGATGATCCGCCGCCGCAAGGGCGCAGCGAATCCGTGGGGCGAAGGTGCCACGACGCTGGAATGGACGCTGCCGTCGCCGCCGCCATTCCACCAGTTCAACGAACTGCCGCATGTTACCAACAAGGGCGGCCACTAG
- a CDS encoding heme o synthase, whose protein sequence is MTEPSATSDMAPKRYATAGDYVQLLKPRIMMLVVFTAVAGLIAAVGVTGMAINPVMAAIATLAIALGSGAAGAINMWYDADIDQIMSRTSTRPIPSGAVPKDEALAMGLIMSGVSVMLMWLASNWLAAALLAFSIFYYGVIYTMWLKRSTPQNIVIGGGAGAFPPVIGWAAVTGNTPLDAWILFAIIFFWTPPHFWALSLLAHGEYEKAGVPMLPVTHGAKTTRNQILLYTVLLVPLALTPLLTGLGGWIYGATALALGLVFLSYAVRVWRSSAGDAGASAADMKLARGMFFFSILYLFLVFAALIVEHAAGLHFPVTGG, encoded by the coding sequence ATGACCGAGCCGTCCGCCACTTCTGACATGGCGCCGAAGCGCTACGCCACTGCTGGCGATTATGTGCAGCTGCTGAAGCCGCGCATCATGATGCTGGTCGTGTTCACGGCCGTGGCCGGCCTGATCGCGGCTGTCGGCGTGACCGGCATGGCGATCAATCCGGTCATGGCGGCCATCGCGACGCTGGCCATCGCGCTCGGCTCCGGCGCGGCCGGCGCGATCAATATGTGGTATGATGCCGATATCGACCAGATCATGAGCCGGACCTCCACGCGCCCGATTCCGTCCGGCGCTGTGCCGAAGGACGAGGCGCTGGCCATGGGCCTGATCATGAGCGGCGTGTCCGTGATGCTGATGTGGCTGGCCTCCAACTGGCTCGCCGCTGCGCTGCTGGCCTTTTCGATCTTCTATTATGGCGTGATCTACACGATGTGGCTGAAGCGTTCGACGCCGCAGAACATCGTGATCGGGGGTGGGGCCGGGGCATTCCCGCCGGTGATCGGCTGGGCCGCGGTGACGGGCAACACGCCGCTGGACGCCTGGATCCTGTTCGCGATCATCTTCTTCTGGACCCCGCCGCATTTCTGGGCGCTCAGCCTGCTGGCGCATGGTGAATATGAAAAGGCGGGCGTGCCGATGCTGCCGGTGACGCACGGTGCAAAGACCACGCGCAACCAGATCCTGCTTTACACCGTCCTGCTGGTGCCGCTGGCGCTGACGCCGCTGCTGACGGGACTTGGCGGCTGGATCTATGGTGCCACGGCGTTGGCGCTTGGCCTTGTCTTCCTGTCCTATGCCGTGCGGGTCTGGCGCTCCAGCGCCGGGGATGCCGGCGCCAGCGCTGCGGACATGAAACTCGCGCGCGGCATGTTCTTCTTTTCGATCCTGTACCTGTTCCTCGTCTTCGCCGCGCTGATCGTGGAACATGCGGCGGGGCTTCACTTCCCGGTCACCGGAGGCTGA
- a CDS encoding cytochrome c oxidase assembly protein produces MKLSNTKVALLSLGVFTGMLGLGFAADPLYDTFCKVTGFGGTTRIATAAPDKMIDQAVTVRFDANVADTPLQFRPLQTEQDLNLGQHGLAFYEVTNPTDQEIRVIASYNVTPHYAGPYFNKLECFCFEERVIAPGETKKLPIVYFVSADMIEDRVAKSLETITLSYTFFDSSSYTGEKKAAEKGAANSANAG; encoded by the coding sequence ATGAAACTGTCCAACACGAAAGTTGCGCTTTTGTCCCTTGGCGTGTTCACCGGCATGCTGGGCCTCGGCTTTGCGGCAGACCCGCTTTACGACACGTTTTGCAAGGTGACCGGATTTGGCGGCACAACCCGTATCGCCACGGCGGCCCCCGACAAGATGATTGACCAGGCCGTCACCGTGCGGTTCGACGCGAATGTGGCCGATACGCCGCTTCAGTTCCGGCCTTTGCAGACCGAGCAGGATCTGAATCTGGGGCAGCACGGCCTGGCCTTTTACGAGGTGACCAACCCGACCGACCAGGAAATCCGGGTGATCGCCAGCTACAATGTGACGCCGCACTATGCGGGGCCGTACTTCAACAAGCTGGAATGTTTCTGTTTCGAGGAGCGGGTCATCGCGCCCGGAGAGACCAAGAAACTGCCGATTGTCTATTTCGTTTCCGCCGACATGATCGAGGATCGAGTCGCCAAATCGCTGGAGACCATCACGCTCAGCTACACCTTCTTCGACAGTTCGAGCTATACCGGCGAGAAGAAGGCGGCGGAAAAGGGTGCGGCGAATTCAGCCAATGCAGGCTGA
- a CDS encoding cytochrome c oxidase subunit 3: MAHDEVKHDFHLVNPSPWPLLGSIAVVVTALGGVTYMKGLFGMEQGTWWLLAVGLAMVMWVMFGWWREVIKEGQVGDHTPVVQIGLRYGMILFIASEVMFFVGWFWSFFEFAIYESARVGSTWDSANALYAEGLSRFADWPPVGVETFDPFHLPLINTLILLLSGTTVTWAHHALQHDDRSGAKLGLVLTVILGFVFTLLQAYEYSHAQFTFDGTLYGSAFFMATGFHGAHVVIGTIFLAVCLIRLLMGGMSSEKHLGFEFAAWYWHFVDVVWLFLFAFVYVVPHLVYGG, from the coding sequence ATGGCTCACGACGAAGTCAAACACGATTTCCATCTCGTTAATCCGTCACCCTGGCCGCTGCTGGGGTCCATCGCTGTGGTCGTCACCGCGCTGGGCGGAGTGACCTACATGAAGGGCCTGTTCGGCATGGAACAGGGCACCTGGTGGCTGCTTGCCGTTGGCCTGGCCATGGTCATGTGGGTGATGTTCGGCTGGTGGCGTGAAGTCATCAAGGAAGGCCAGGTTGGCGACCACACGCCGGTTGTCCAGATCGGCCTGCGCTATGGCATGATCCTGTTCATTGCCTCCGAAGTCATGTTCTTCGTCGGCTGGTTCTGGAGCTTCTTCGAATTCGCGATCTATGAGAGCGCCCGTGTCGGTTCGACCTGGGATTCGGCGAATGCGCTCTATGCCGAAGGCCTGTCGCGTTTTGCGGACTGGCCGCCGGTTGGCGTCGAGACCTTCGATCCGTTCCACCTGCCGCTGATCAACACGCTGATCCTGCTGCTGTCCGGCACCACCGTGACCTGGGCCCACCATGCGCTGCAGCACGATGACCGTTCCGGTGCGAAGCTCGGCCTCGTCCTGACCGTGATCCTCGGCTTCGTGTTCACCCTGCTGCAGGCCTATGAGTACAGCCACGCGCAGTTCACCTTCGACGGCACGCTGTACGGGTCGGCCTTCTTCATGGCGACCGGCTTCCATGGCGCGCACGTCGTGATCGGTACGATCTTCCTGGCGGTTTGCCTGATCCGCCTGTTGATGGGCGGCATGTCGTCCGAGAAGCATCTCGGCTTCGAATTTGCGGCCTGGTACTGGCACTTTGTGGACGTGGTGTGGCTGTTCCTGTTCGCCTTCGTCTATGTCGTGCCGCACCTGGTTTACGGCGGATAG
- a CDS encoding SURF1 family cytochrome oxidase biogenesis protein → MRFRPYPVLTLFTLVSLAILVMLGNWQYGRFSEKMALDETEPAWQQLDGRVVPGSEAMVYAYADGAASWRRVVAIDDGTRVFFTTIELIYQVEPPVPCQGPSCGAGLKFEARGLYKQPGNRNAFASEDRPAEGVFYAYSPNDLAGLLAADVAARVAPDVFEPQTLRLSENGRAQAGPNPFARLRMDDDLPPQRHFGYAITWWGLAIALLGVYLAFHYQKGRLRLRGRNGA, encoded by the coding sequence ATGCGCTTTCGCCCCTATCCCGTCCTGACCTTGTTCACGCTGGTTTCGCTGGCCATTCTGGTGATGCTGGGCAATTGGCAATATGGACGTTTCAGCGAGAAAATGGCGCTGGACGAGACGGAACCGGCCTGGCAGCAACTGGACGGCCGGGTCGTGCCGGGCAGCGAGGCGATGGTGTATGCCTATGCCGATGGCGCAGCGTCCTGGCGGCGGGTTGTGGCCATCGATGACGGGACCCGGGTTTTCTTCACCACAATCGAACTGATCTATCAGGTCGAGCCTCCGGTGCCGTGTCAGGGGCCAAGCTGTGGCGCCGGCCTGAAATTTGAGGCGCGCGGTCTCTACAAGCAGCCGGGCAACCGCAACGCCTTTGCCAGCGAGGATCGGCCTGCCGAAGGCGTATTCTATGCCTACAGCCCGAATGATCTGGCTGGCCTGCTGGCGGCGGATGTGGCCGCACGCGTTGCGCCCGACGTGTTCGAACCGCAGACCCTGCGCCTGTCAGAGAATGGCCGGGCCCAGGCGGGGCCAAACCCGTTCGCGCGGCTGAGAATGGATGATGATTTGCCGCCGCAGAGGCATTTTGGCTATGCGATCACGTGGTGGGGGCTCGCCATTGCGCTGCTCGGTGTGTATCTGGCCTTTCACTATCAGAAGGGCCGGTTGCGGCTGCGCGGAAGGAACGGGGCATGA
- the thrC gene encoding threonine synthase, which yields MKYISTRGQAEPVDFLGACLAGLAPDGGLYVPETFPAIAPARPDEPYARVAARVISAFAGDTLTEEEVQGLCDRAYARFAHQSVTPLTQTGPANWLLELHHGPTLAFKDVAMQLIGQLYDLVLGKTGRHMTIMCATSGDTGGAAAAAFAGARHADLVILHPFERVSPIQRLFMTTTGASNVLNLALDTDFDQCQSIVKSLFADREFVGRVGLSGVNSINWARIAAQMVYYATSQAALAGQKIRFIVPSGNMGDALAGYVAARCGLLPGGLEIICAVNENDALMRLFTTGVMSRRPTVATPSPAMDISIPSNFERLLFEMSGRDSDAVRSVYDRFAQSGEADLPDAATSRLSCSGIRAISVSNGDTMEEMRRFERETGWLICPHTAVGTHVARNTVADDGVTTVVLATASPAKFPETVREATGRDAGLPDHASDVLAASEIFERIEPSLGAVHERVGKLAR from the coding sequence ATGAAGTATATTTCCACACGGGGACAGGCGGAGCCGGTCGATTTCCTGGGCGCATGCCTTGCCGGGCTCGCGCCGGATGGCGGGCTGTATGTGCCGGAAACCTTTCCCGCGATTGCACCGGCCCGTCCGGATGAGCCCTATGCCCGGGTGGCCGCGCGCGTGATCTCCGCCTTTGCCGGGGACACGCTGACGGAGGAGGAGGTTCAGGGCCTGTGTGACCGGGCCTATGCCCGTTTTGCCCACCAATCCGTCACGCCGCTGACCCAGACCGGACCTGCCAACTGGTTGCTGGAACTGCATCACGGGCCGACACTGGCCTTCAAGGATGTGGCCATGCAGCTGATCGGCCAGCTCTATGATCTGGTGCTGGGCAAGACGGGCCGGCACATGACGATCATGTGCGCCACATCCGGCGATACGGGCGGCGCGGCGGCGGCGGCCTTTGCCGGGGCCCGCCATGCCGACCTGGTGATCCTGCACCCGTTCGAGCGTGTGTCTCCGATCCAGCGCCTGTTCATGACGACGACGGGCGCGTCCAATGTCCTGAACCTCGCGCTCGATACGGATTTCGACCAGTGCCAGTCCATCGTCAAATCCCTGTTCGCCGACCGTGAGTTTGTCGGACGGGTCGGCTTGTCCGGGGTCAATTCCATCAACTGGGCCCGGATTGCGGCGCAGATGGTGTACTATGCAACGTCGCAGGCGGCGCTTGCCGGGCAGAAGATCCGGTTCATCGTGCCGAGTGGTAATATGGGCGATGCCCTGGCAGGCTATGTGGCGGCCCGTTGCGGCCTGTTGCCGGGGGGACTGGAGATCATCTGTGCCGTGAACGAAAACGACGCGCTGATGCGCCTGTTCACGACCGGTGTGATGTCCCGCCGTCCGACGGTGGCCACGCCCAGCCCGGCCATGGACATTTCCATCCCGTCCAATTTCGAACGGCTCTTGTTCGAGATGTCCGGACGGGACAGTGACGCGGTGCGCAGCGTATATGACCGGTTCGCCCAGTCCGGAGAGGCCGACTTGCCGGATGCGGCGACCAGCCGTCTGTCCTGCTCCGGCATCCGCGCCATCAGCGTCAGCAATGGCGACACGATGGAAGAGATGCGCCGGTTCGAGCGCGAAACAGGCTGGCTGATCTGTCCGCATACGGCTGTCGGTACGCATGTCGCGCGCAACACGGTGGCAGACGACGGCGTCACGACGGTGGTATTGGCCACGGCGTCGCCCGCGAAATTCCCGGAGACGGTGCGCGAAGCGACCGGCCGCGATGCCGGCCTGCCGGACCATGCCTCGGACGTGCTGGCGGCTTCGGAAATCTTCGAGCGGATCGAGCCGAGCCTGGGCGCCGTGCACGAACGGGTCGGGAAGCTGGCCCGCTAG
- a CDS encoding GNAT family protein — MAVSRKDTVIVSRRLVIEPARKKDFEDWSSLRRRSRKHLQPWEPSWPKDANSRADWARRLHAWKAGWKRGRAYVFLVRRLKDGRLVGGVSLTNVRAWPANSASLGYWLGEDYQGHGFMQESVKAVCDWALSELQLHRVEAGILASNLRSRKVLEACGFLEEGHAKEYLEIAGVRRDHVLFALTRS, encoded by the coding sequence ATGGCTGTCTCGCGCAAGGACACGGTTATCGTCTCCCGCCGGCTGGTGATCGAACCGGCGCGGAAGAAGGATTTCGAGGACTGGTCCAGCCTGCGCCGGCGCAGCCGGAAACATCTCCAGCCCTGGGAGCCGAGCTGGCCGAAGGATGCCAATTCCCGGGCGGACTGGGCCCGGCGCCTGCATGCCTGGAAAGCCGGTTGGAAACGGGGGCGGGCCTATGTCTTCCTGGTTCGCCGGCTGAAGGACGGCCGGCTGGTGGGGGGCGTGTCGCTGACCAATGTGCGGGCCTGGCCCGCCAACAGTGCCAGCCTCGGCTACTGGCTGGGCGAGGACTATCAGGGCCATGGCTTCATGCAGGAGAGCGTGAAGGCGGTGTGTGACTGGGCGCTGTCCGAACTGCAGCTGCACAGGGTCGAGGCCGGCATTCTGGCATCAAACCTGCGTTCGCGGAAAGTGCTGGAGGCGTGCGGCTTCCTGGAGGAAGGACATGCGAAGGAATACCTTGAGATTGCCGGCGTTCGCCGCGATCATGTCCTCTTCGCCCTTACCCGGT